A DNA window from Gorilla gorilla gorilla isolate KB3781 chromosome 6, NHGRI_mGorGor1-v2.1_pri, whole genome shotgun sequence contains the following coding sequences:
- the ELN gene encoding elastin isoform X4 yields the protein MAGLTAAPRPGVLLLLLSILHPSRPGGVPGAIPGGVPGGVFYPGAGLGALGGGALGPGVKPLKPGLGAFPAVTFPGALVPGGVADAAAAYKAAKAGAGLGGVPGVGGLGVSAAPSVPGAVVPQPGAGVKPGKVPGVGLPGVYPGGVLPGARFPGVGVLPGVPTGAGVKPKAPGVGGAFAGIPGVGPFGGPQPGVPLGYPIKAPKLPGGYGLPYTTGKLPYGYGPGGVAGAAGKAGYPTGTGVGPQAAAAAAAKAAAKFGAGAAGVLPGVGGAGVPGVPGAIPGIAGVGTPAAAAAAAAAAAAKAAKYGAAAGLVPGGPGFGPGVVGVPGAGVPGVGVPGAGIPVVPGAGIPGAAVPGVVSPEAAAKAAAKAAKYGARPGVGVGGIPTYGVGAGGFPGFGVGVGGIPGVAGVPSVGGVPGVGGVPGVGISPEAQAAAAAKAAKYGLVPGVGVAPGVGVAPGVGVAPGVGVAPGVGVAPGVGVAPGVGVAPGVGVAPGVGVAPGVGVAPGVGVAPGIGIVPGGVAAAAKSAAKVAAKAQLRAAAGLGAGIPGLGVGVGVPGLGVGAGVPGFGAVPGALAAAKAAKYGAAVPGVLGGLGALGGVGVPGGVVGAAPAAAAAAAKAAAKAAQFGLVGAAGLGGLGVGGLGVPGVGALGGVPPAAAAKAAKYGAAGLGGVLGGAGQFPLGGVAARPGFGLSPIFPGGACLGKACGRKRK from the exons GGGTCCCTGGGGCCATTCCTGGTGGAGTTCCTGGAGGAGTCTTTTATCCAG GGGCTGGTCTCGGAGCCCTTGGAGGAGGAG CGCTGGGGCCTGGAGTCAAACCTCTTAAGCCAG GGCTCGGCGCCTTCCCCGCAGTTACCTTTCCGGGGGCTCTGGTGCCTGGTGGAGTGGCTGACGCTGCTGCAGCCTATAAAGCTGCTAAGGCTG gcgctgggcttggtggtgtccCAGGAGTTGGTGGCTTAGGAGTGTCTGCAG CCCCTTctgtgccaggtgcggtggttcctCAGCCTGGAGCCGGAGTGAAGCCTGGGAAAGTGCCGG GTGTGGGGCTGCCAGGTGTATACCCAGGTGGCGTGCTCCCAG GAGCTCGGTTCCCCGGTGTGGGGGTGCTCCCTGGAGTTCCCACTGGAGCAGGAGTTAAGCCCAAGGCTCCAG GTGTAGGTGGAGCTTTTGCTGGAATCCCAG GAGTTGGACCCTTTGGGGGACCGCAACCTGGAGTCCCACTGGGGTATCCCATCAAGGCCCCCAAGCTGCCTG GTGGCTATGGACTGCCCTACACCACAGGGAAACTGCCCTATG GCTATGGGCCCGGAGGAGTGGCTGGTGCAGCGGGCAAGGCTGGTTACCCAACAGGGACAG GGGTTGGCccccaggcagcagcagcagcagcagctaaaGCAGCAGCAAAGTTCG GTGCTGGAGCAGCCGGAGTCCTCCCTGGTGTTGGAGGGGCCGGTGTTCCTGGCGTGCCTGGGGCAATTCCTGGAATCGCAG GCGTTGGGACtccagctgcagctgcagctgcagctgcagcagcagccgCTAAGGCAGCCAAGTATG GAGCTGCTGCAGGCTTAGTGCCTGGTGGGCCAGGCTTTGGCCCAGGAGTAGTTGGTGTCCCAGGAGCTGGTGTTCCAGGTGTTGGTGTCCCAGGAGCTGGCATTCCAGTTGTCCCAGGTGCTGGGATCCCAGGTGCTGCGGTTCCAG GGGTTGTGTCACCAGAAGCAGCTGCTAAGGCAGCTGCGAAGGCAGCCAAATACG GGGCCAGGCCCGGAGTCGGAGTTGGAGGCATTCCTACTTACGGGGTTGGAGCTGGGGGCTTTCCCGGCTTTGGTGTCGGAGTCGGAGGTATCCCTGGAGTCGCAGGTGTCCCTAGTGTCGGAGGTGTTCCCGGAGTCGGAGGTGTCCCGGGAGTTGGCATTTCCC CCGAAGCTCAGGCAGCAGCTGCCGCCAAGGCTGCCAAGTACG GGTTAGTTCCTGGTGTCGGCGTGGCTCCTGGTGTCGGCGTGGCTCCTGGAGTTGGCGTGGCTCCTGGTGTCGGTGTGGCTCCTGGAGTTGGCGTGGCTCCTGGAGTTGGTGTGGCTCCTGGAGTTGGCGTGGCTCCTGGAGTTGGTGTGGCTCCTGGAGTTGGTGTGGCTCCTGGCGTTGGTGTGGCTCCCGGCGTTGGCGTGGCTCCCGGCATTGGCATTGTCCCTGGTGGAGTTGCAG ctgcAGCAAAATCCGCTGCCAAGGTGGCTGCCAAAGCCCAGCTCC GAGCTGCAGCTGGGCTTGGTGCTGGCATCCCTGGACTTGGAGTTGGCGTCGGCGTCCCTGGACTTGGAGTTGGTGCTGGTGTTCCTGGCTTCGGGGCAG TACCTGGAGCCCTGGCTGCCGCTAAAGCAGCCAAATATG GAGCAGCAGTGCCTGGGGTCCTTGGAGGGCTCGGGGCTCTCGGTGGAGTAGGCGTCCCAGGCGGTGTGGTGG GAGCCGCACccgccgccgctgctgccgcAGCCAAAGCTGCTGCCAAAGCCGCCCAGTTTG GCCTAGTGGGAGCTGCTGGGCTCGGAGGACTCGGAGTCGGAGGGCTTGGAGTTCCAGGTGTTGGGGCCCTTGGAG GTGTACCTCCAGCTGCAGCCGCTAAAGCAGCTAAATACG GTGCTGCTGGCCTTGGAGGTGTCCTAGGGGGTGCCGGGCAGTTCCCACTTGGAG GAGTGGCAGCAAGACCTGGCTTCGGATTGTCTCCCATTTTCCCAG GTGGGGCCTGCCTGGGGAAAGCTTGTGGCCGGAAGAGAAAATGA
- the ELN gene encoding elastin isoform X7 — protein sequence MAGLTAAPRPGVLLLLLSILHPSRPGGVPGAIPGGVPGGVFYPGAGLGALGGGALGPGVKPLKPGLGAFPAVTFPGALVPGGVADAAAAYKAAKAGAGLGGVPGVGGLGVSAGAVVPQPGAGVKPGKVPGVGLPGVYPGGVLPGARFPGVGVLPGVPTGAGVKPKAPGVGGAFAGIPGVGPFGGPQPGVPLGYPIKAPKLPGGYGLPYTTGKLPYGYGPGGVAGAAGKAGYPTGTGVGPQAAAAAAAKAAAKFGAGAAGVLPGVGGAGVPGVPGAIPGIAGVGTPAAAAAAAAAAAAKAAKYGAAAGLVPGGPGFGPGVVGVPGAGVPGVGVPGAGIPVVPGAGIPGAAVPGVVSPEAAAKAAAKAAKYGARPGVGVGGIPTYGVGAGGFPGFGVGVGGIPGVAGVPSVGGVPGVGGVPGVGISPEAQAAAAAKAAKYGLVPGVGVAPGVGVAPGVGVAPGVGVAPGVGVAPGVGVAPGVGVAPGVGVAPGVGVAPGVGVAPGVGVAPGIGIVPGGVAAAAKSAAKVAAKAQLRAAAGLGAGIPGLGVGVGVPGLGVGAGVPGFGAVPGALAAAKAAKYGAAVPGVLGGLGALGGVGVPGGVVGAAPAAAAAAAKAAAKAAQFGLVGAAGLGGLGVGGLGVPGVGALGGVPPAAAAKAAKYGAAGLGGVLGGAGQFPLGGVAARPGFGLSPIFPGGACLGKACGRKRK from the exons GGGTCCCTGGGGCCATTCCTGGTGGAGTTCCTGGAGGAGTCTTTTATCCAG GGGCTGGTCTCGGAGCCCTTGGAGGAGGAG CGCTGGGGCCTGGAGTCAAACCTCTTAAGCCAG GGCTCGGCGCCTTCCCCGCAGTTACCTTTCCGGGGGCTCTGGTGCCTGGTGGAGTGGCTGACGCTGCTGCAGCCTATAAAGCTGCTAAGGCTG gcgctgggcttggtggtgtccCAGGAGTTGGTGGCTTAGGAGTGTCTGCAG gtgcggtggttcctCAGCCTGGAGCCGGAGTGAAGCCTGGGAAAGTGCCGG GTGTGGGGCTGCCAGGTGTATACCCAGGTGGCGTGCTCCCAG GAGCTCGGTTCCCCGGTGTGGGGGTGCTCCCTGGAGTTCCCACTGGAGCAGGAGTTAAGCCCAAGGCTCCAG GTGTAGGTGGAGCTTTTGCTGGAATCCCAG GAGTTGGACCCTTTGGGGGACCGCAACCTGGAGTCCCACTGGGGTATCCCATCAAGGCCCCCAAGCTGCCTG GTGGCTATGGACTGCCCTACACCACAGGGAAACTGCCCTATG GCTATGGGCCCGGAGGAGTGGCTGGTGCAGCGGGCAAGGCTGGTTACCCAACAGGGACAG GGGTTGGCccccaggcagcagcagcagcagcagctaaaGCAGCAGCAAAGTTCG GTGCTGGAGCAGCCGGAGTCCTCCCTGGTGTTGGAGGGGCCGGTGTTCCTGGCGTGCCTGGGGCAATTCCTGGAATCGCAG GCGTTGGGACtccagctgcagctgcagctgcagctgcagcagcagccgCTAAGGCAGCCAAGTATG GAGCTGCTGCAGGCTTAGTGCCTGGTGGGCCAGGCTTTGGCCCAGGAGTAGTTGGTGTCCCAGGAGCTGGTGTTCCAGGTGTTGGTGTCCCAGGAGCTGGCATTCCAGTTGTCCCAGGTGCTGGGATCCCAGGTGCTGCGGTTCCAG GGGTTGTGTCACCAGAAGCAGCTGCTAAGGCAGCTGCGAAGGCAGCCAAATACG GGGCCAGGCCCGGAGTCGGAGTTGGAGGCATTCCTACTTACGGGGTTGGAGCTGGGGGCTTTCCCGGCTTTGGTGTCGGAGTCGGAGGTATCCCTGGAGTCGCAGGTGTCCCTAGTGTCGGAGGTGTTCCCGGAGTCGGAGGTGTCCCGGGAGTTGGCATTTCCC CCGAAGCTCAGGCAGCAGCTGCCGCCAAGGCTGCCAAGTACG GGTTAGTTCCTGGTGTCGGCGTGGCTCCTGGTGTCGGCGTGGCTCCTGGAGTTGGCGTGGCTCCTGGTGTCGGTGTGGCTCCTGGAGTTGGCGTGGCTCCTGGAGTTGGTGTGGCTCCTGGAGTTGGCGTGGCTCCTGGAGTTGGTGTGGCTCCTGGAGTTGGTGTGGCTCCTGGCGTTGGTGTGGCTCCCGGCGTTGGCGTGGCTCCCGGCATTGGCATTGTCCCTGGTGGAGTTGCAG ctgcAGCAAAATCCGCTGCCAAGGTGGCTGCCAAAGCCCAGCTCC GAGCTGCAGCTGGGCTTGGTGCTGGCATCCCTGGACTTGGAGTTGGCGTCGGCGTCCCTGGACTTGGAGTTGGTGCTGGTGTTCCTGGCTTCGGGGCAG TACCTGGAGCCCTGGCTGCCGCTAAAGCAGCCAAATATG GAGCAGCAGTGCCTGGGGTCCTTGGAGGGCTCGGGGCTCTCGGTGGAGTAGGCGTCCCAGGCGGTGTGGTGG GAGCCGCACccgccgccgctgctgccgcAGCCAAAGCTGCTGCCAAAGCCGCCCAGTTTG GCCTAGTGGGAGCTGCTGGGCTCGGAGGACTCGGAGTCGGAGGGCTTGGAGTTCCAGGTGTTGGGGCCCTTGGAG GTGTACCTCCAGCTGCAGCCGCTAAAGCAGCTAAATACG GTGCTGCTGGCCTTGGAGGTGTCCTAGGGGGTGCCGGGCAGTTCCCACTTGGAG GAGTGGCAGCAAGACCTGGCTTCGGATTGTCTCCCATTTTCCCAG GTGGGGCCTGCCTGGGGAAAGCTTGTGGCCGGAAGAGAAAATGA
- the ELN gene encoding elastin isoform X5, whose protein sequence is MAGLTAAPRPGVLLLLLSILHPSRPGGVPGAIPGGVPGGVFYPGAGLGALGGGALGPGVKPLKPVPGGLAGAGLGAGLGAFPAVTFPGALVPGGVADAAAAYKAAKAGAGLGGVPGVGGLGVSAAPSVPGAVVPQPGAGVKPGKVPGVGLPGVYPGGVLPGARFPGVGVLPGVPTGAGVKPKAPGVGGAFAGIPGVGPFGGPQPGVPLGYPIKAPKLPGYGPGGVAGAAGKAGYPTGTGVGPQAAAAAAAKAAAKFGAGAAGVLPGVGGAGVPGVPGAIPGIAGVGTPAAAAAAAAAAAAKAAKYGAAAGLVPGGPGFGPGVVGVPGAGVPGVGVPGAGIPVVPGAGIPGAAVPGVVSPEAAAKAAAKAAKYGARPGVGVGGIPTYGVGAGGFPGFGVGVGGIPGVAGVPSVGGVPGVGGVPGVGISPEAQAAAAAKAAKYGLVPGVGVAPGVGVAPGVGVAPGVGVAPGVGVAPGVGVAPGVGVAPGVGVAPGVGVAPGVGVAPGVGVAPGIGIVPGGVAAAAKSAAKVAAKAQLRAAAGLGAGIPGLGVGVGVPGLGVGAGVPGFGAVPGALAAAKAAKYGAAVPGVLGGLGALGGVGVPGGVVGAAPAAAAAAAKAAAKAAQFGLVGAAGLGGLGVGGLGVPGVGALGGVPPAAAAKAAKYGAAGLGGVLGGAGQFPLGGVAARPGFGLSPIFPGGACLGKACGRKRK, encoded by the exons GGGTCCCTGGGGCCATTCCTGGTGGAGTTCCTGGAGGAGTCTTTTATCCAG GGGCTGGTCTCGGAGCCCTTGGAGGAGGAG CGCTGGGGCCTGGAGTCAAACCTCTTAAGCCAG TTCCCGGAGGGCTTGCGGGTGCTGGCCTTGGGGCAG GGCTCGGCGCCTTCCCCGCAGTTACCTTTCCGGGGGCTCTGGTGCCTGGTGGAGTGGCTGACGCTGCTGCAGCCTATAAAGCTGCTAAGGCTG gcgctgggcttggtggtgtccCAGGAGTTGGTGGCTTAGGAGTGTCTGCAG CCCCTTctgtgccaggtgcggtggttcctCAGCCTGGAGCCGGAGTGAAGCCTGGGAAAGTGCCGG GTGTGGGGCTGCCAGGTGTATACCCAGGTGGCGTGCTCCCAG GAGCTCGGTTCCCCGGTGTGGGGGTGCTCCCTGGAGTTCCCACTGGAGCAGGAGTTAAGCCCAAGGCTCCAG GTGTAGGTGGAGCTTTTGCTGGAATCCCAG GAGTTGGACCCTTTGGGGGACCGCAACCTGGAGTCCCACTGGGGTATCCCATCAAGGCCCCCAAGCTGCCTG GCTATGGGCCCGGAGGAGTGGCTGGTGCAGCGGGCAAGGCTGGTTACCCAACAGGGACAG GGGTTGGCccccaggcagcagcagcagcagcagctaaaGCAGCAGCAAAGTTCG GTGCTGGAGCAGCCGGAGTCCTCCCTGGTGTTGGAGGGGCCGGTGTTCCTGGCGTGCCTGGGGCAATTCCTGGAATCGCAG GCGTTGGGACtccagctgcagctgcagctgcagctgcagcagcagccgCTAAGGCAGCCAAGTATG GAGCTGCTGCAGGCTTAGTGCCTGGTGGGCCAGGCTTTGGCCCAGGAGTAGTTGGTGTCCCAGGAGCTGGTGTTCCAGGTGTTGGTGTCCCAGGAGCTGGCATTCCAGTTGTCCCAGGTGCTGGGATCCCAGGTGCTGCGGTTCCAG GGGTTGTGTCACCAGAAGCAGCTGCTAAGGCAGCTGCGAAGGCAGCCAAATACG GGGCCAGGCCCGGAGTCGGAGTTGGAGGCATTCCTACTTACGGGGTTGGAGCTGGGGGCTTTCCCGGCTTTGGTGTCGGAGTCGGAGGTATCCCTGGAGTCGCAGGTGTCCCTAGTGTCGGAGGTGTTCCCGGAGTCGGAGGTGTCCCGGGAGTTGGCATTTCCC CCGAAGCTCAGGCAGCAGCTGCCGCCAAGGCTGCCAAGTACG GGTTAGTTCCTGGTGTCGGCGTGGCTCCTGGTGTCGGCGTGGCTCCTGGAGTTGGCGTGGCTCCTGGTGTCGGTGTGGCTCCTGGAGTTGGCGTGGCTCCTGGAGTTGGTGTGGCTCCTGGAGTTGGCGTGGCTCCTGGAGTTGGTGTGGCTCCTGGAGTTGGTGTGGCTCCTGGCGTTGGTGTGGCTCCCGGCGTTGGCGTGGCTCCCGGCATTGGCATTGTCCCTGGTGGAGTTGCAG ctgcAGCAAAATCCGCTGCCAAGGTGGCTGCCAAAGCCCAGCTCC GAGCTGCAGCTGGGCTTGGTGCTGGCATCCCTGGACTTGGAGTTGGCGTCGGCGTCCCTGGACTTGGAGTTGGTGCTGGTGTTCCTGGCTTCGGGGCAG TACCTGGAGCCCTGGCTGCCGCTAAAGCAGCCAAATATG GAGCAGCAGTGCCTGGGGTCCTTGGAGGGCTCGGGGCTCTCGGTGGAGTAGGCGTCCCAGGCGGTGTGGTGG GAGCCGCACccgccgccgctgctgccgcAGCCAAAGCTGCTGCCAAAGCCGCCCAGTTTG GCCTAGTGGGAGCTGCTGGGCTCGGAGGACTCGGAGTCGGAGGGCTTGGAGTTCCAGGTGTTGGGGCCCTTGGAG GTGTACCTCCAGCTGCAGCCGCTAAAGCAGCTAAATACG GTGCTGCTGGCCTTGGAGGTGTCCTAGGGGGTGCCGGGCAGTTCCCACTTGGAG GAGTGGCAGCAAGACCTGGCTTCGGATTGTCTCCCATTTTCCCAG GTGGGGCCTGCCTGGGGAAAGCTTGTGGCCGGAAGAGAAAATGA
- the ELN gene encoding elastin isoform X23 yields the protein MAGLTAAPRPGVLLLLLSILHPSRPGGVPGAIPGGVPGGVFYPGAGLGALGGGALGPGVKPLKPVPGGLAGAGLGAGLGAFPAVTFPGALVPGGVADAAAAYKAAKAGAGLGGVPGVGGLGVSAAPSVPGAVVPQPGAGVKPGKVPGVGLPGVYPGGVLPGARFPGVGVLPGVPTGAGVKPKAPGVGGAFAGIPGVGPFGGPQPGVPLGYPIKAPKLPGYGPGGVAGAAGKAGYPTGTGVGPQAAAAAAAKAAAKFGAGAAGVLPGVGGAGVPGVPGAIPGIAGVGTPAAAAAAAAAAAAKAAKYGAAAGLVPGGPGFGPGVVGVPGAGVPGVGVPGAGIPVVPGAGIPGAAVPGVVSPEAAAKAAAKAAKYGARPGVGVGGIPTYGVGAGGFPGFGVGVGAEAQAAAAAKAAKYGLVPGVGVAPGVGVAPGVGVAPGVGVAPGVGVAPGVGVAPGVGVAPGVGVAPGVGVAPGVGVAPGVGVAPGIGIVPGGVAAAAKSAAKVAAKAQLRAAAGLGAGIPGLGVGVGVPGLGVGAGVPGFGAVPGALAAAKAAKYGAAVPGVLGGLGALGGVGVPGGVVGAAPAAAAAAAKAAAKAAQFGLVGAAGLGGLGVGGLGVPGVGALGGVPPAAAAKAAKYGVAARPGFGLSPIFPGGACLGKACGRKRK from the exons GGGTCCCTGGGGCCATTCCTGGTGGAGTTCCTGGAGGAGTCTTTTATCCAG GGGCTGGTCTCGGAGCCCTTGGAGGAGGAG CGCTGGGGCCTGGAGTCAAACCTCTTAAGCCAG TTCCCGGAGGGCTTGCGGGTGCTGGCCTTGGGGCAG GGCTCGGCGCCTTCCCCGCAGTTACCTTTCCGGGGGCTCTGGTGCCTGGTGGAGTGGCTGACGCTGCTGCAGCCTATAAAGCTGCTAAGGCTG gcgctgggcttggtggtgtccCAGGAGTTGGTGGCTTAGGAGTGTCTGCAG CCCCTTctgtgccaggtgcggtggttcctCAGCCTGGAGCCGGAGTGAAGCCTGGGAAAGTGCCGG GTGTGGGGCTGCCAGGTGTATACCCAGGTGGCGTGCTCCCAG GAGCTCGGTTCCCCGGTGTGGGGGTGCTCCCTGGAGTTCCCACTGGAGCAGGAGTTAAGCCCAAGGCTCCAG GTGTAGGTGGAGCTTTTGCTGGAATCCCAG GAGTTGGACCCTTTGGGGGACCGCAACCTGGAGTCCCACTGGGGTATCCCATCAAGGCCCCCAAGCTGCCTG GCTATGGGCCCGGAGGAGTGGCTGGTGCAGCGGGCAAGGCTGGTTACCCAACAGGGACAG GGGTTGGCccccaggcagcagcagcagcagcagctaaaGCAGCAGCAAAGTTCG GTGCTGGAGCAGCCGGAGTCCTCCCTGGTGTTGGAGGGGCCGGTGTTCCTGGCGTGCCTGGGGCAATTCCTGGAATCGCAG GCGTTGGGACtccagctgcagctgcagctgcagctgcagcagcagccgCTAAGGCAGCCAAGTATG GAGCTGCTGCAGGCTTAGTGCCTGGTGGGCCAGGCTTTGGCCCAGGAGTAGTTGGTGTCCCAGGAGCTGGTGTTCCAGGTGTTGGTGTCCCAGGAGCTGGCATTCCAGTTGTCCCAGGTGCTGGGATCCCAGGTGCTGCGGTTCCAG GGGTTGTGTCACCAGAAGCAGCTGCTAAGGCAGCTGCGAAGGCAGCCAAATACG GGGCCAGGCCCGGAGTCGGAGTTGGAGGCATTCCTACTTACGGGGTTGGAGCTGGGGGCTTTCCCGGCTTTGGTGTCGGAGTCGGAG CCGAAGCTCAGGCAGCAGCTGCCGCCAAGGCTGCCAAGTACG GGTTAGTTCCTGGTGTCGGCGTGGCTCCTGGTGTCGGCGTGGCTCCTGGAGTTGGCGTGGCTCCTGGTGTCGGTGTGGCTCCTGGAGTTGGCGTGGCTCCTGGAGTTGGTGTGGCTCCTGGAGTTGGCGTGGCTCCTGGAGTTGGTGTGGCTCCTGGAGTTGGTGTGGCTCCTGGCGTTGGTGTGGCTCCCGGCGTTGGCGTGGCTCCCGGCATTGGCATTGTCCCTGGTGGAGTTGCAG ctgcAGCAAAATCCGCTGCCAAGGTGGCTGCCAAAGCCCAGCTCC GAGCTGCAGCTGGGCTTGGTGCTGGCATCCCTGGACTTGGAGTTGGCGTCGGCGTCCCTGGACTTGGAGTTGGTGCTGGTGTTCCTGGCTTCGGGGCAG TACCTGGAGCCCTGGCTGCCGCTAAAGCAGCCAAATATG GAGCAGCAGTGCCTGGGGTCCTTGGAGGGCTCGGGGCTCTCGGTGGAGTAGGCGTCCCAGGCGGTGTGGTGG GAGCCGCACccgccgccgctgctgccgcAGCCAAAGCTGCTGCCAAAGCCGCCCAGTTTG GCCTAGTGGGAGCTGCTGGGCTCGGAGGACTCGGAGTCGGAGGGCTTGGAGTTCCAGGTGTTGGGGCCCTTGGAG GTGTACCTCCAGCTGCAGCCGCTAAAGCAGCTAAATACG GAGTGGCAGCAAGACCTGGCTTCGGATTGTCTCCCATTTTCCCAG GTGGGGCCTGCCTGGGGAAAGCTTGTGGCCGGAAGAGAAAATGA
- the ELN gene encoding elastin isoform X1 has protein sequence MAGLTAAPRPGVLLLLLSILHPSRPGGVPGAIPGGVPGGVFYPGAGLGALGGGALGPGVKPLKPVPGGLAGAGLGAGLGAFPAVTFPGALVPGGVADAAAAYKAAKAGAGLGGVPGVGGLGVSAAPSVPGAVVPQPGAGVKPGKVPGVGLPGVYPGGVLPGARFPGVGVLPGVPTGAGVKPKAPGVGGAFAGIPGVGPFGGPQPGVPLGYPIKAPKLPGGYGLPYTTGKLPYGYGPGGVAGAAGKAGYPTGTGVGPQAAAAAAAKAAAKFGAGAAGVLPGVGGAGVPGVPGAIPGIAGVGTPAAAAAAAAAAAAKAAKYGAAAGLVPGGPGFGPGVVGVPGAGVPGVGVPGAGIPVVPGAGIPGAAVPGVVSPEAAAKAAAKAAKYGARPGVGVGGIPTYGVGAGGFPGFGVGVGGIPGVAGVPSVGGVPGVGGVPGVGISPEAQAAAAAKAAKYGLVPGVGVAPGVGVAPGVGVAPGVGVAPGVGVAPGVGVAPGVGVAPGVGVAPGVGVAPGVGVAPGVGVAPGIGIVPGGVAAAAKSAAKVAAKAQLRAAAGLGAGIPGLGVGVGVPGLGVGAGVPGFGAVPGALAAAKAAKYGAAVPGVLGGLGALGGVGVPGGVVGAAPAAAAAAAKAAAKAAQFGLVGAAGLGGLGVGGLGVPGVGALGGVPPAAAAKAAKYGAAGLGGVLGGAGQFPLGGVAARPGFGLSPIFPGGACLGKACGRKRK, from the exons GGGTCCCTGGGGCCATTCCTGGTGGAGTTCCTGGAGGAGTCTTTTATCCAG GGGCTGGTCTCGGAGCCCTTGGAGGAGGAG CGCTGGGGCCTGGAGTCAAACCTCTTAAGCCAG TTCCCGGAGGGCTTGCGGGTGCTGGCCTTGGGGCAG GGCTCGGCGCCTTCCCCGCAGTTACCTTTCCGGGGGCTCTGGTGCCTGGTGGAGTGGCTGACGCTGCTGCAGCCTATAAAGCTGCTAAGGCTG gcgctgggcttggtggtgtccCAGGAGTTGGTGGCTTAGGAGTGTCTGCAG CCCCTTctgtgccaggtgcggtggttcctCAGCCTGGAGCCGGAGTGAAGCCTGGGAAAGTGCCGG GTGTGGGGCTGCCAGGTGTATACCCAGGTGGCGTGCTCCCAG GAGCTCGGTTCCCCGGTGTGGGGGTGCTCCCTGGAGTTCCCACTGGAGCAGGAGTTAAGCCCAAGGCTCCAG GTGTAGGTGGAGCTTTTGCTGGAATCCCAG GAGTTGGACCCTTTGGGGGACCGCAACCTGGAGTCCCACTGGGGTATCCCATCAAGGCCCCCAAGCTGCCTG GTGGCTATGGACTGCCCTACACCACAGGGAAACTGCCCTATG GCTATGGGCCCGGAGGAGTGGCTGGTGCAGCGGGCAAGGCTGGTTACCCAACAGGGACAG GGGTTGGCccccaggcagcagcagcagcagcagctaaaGCAGCAGCAAAGTTCG GTGCTGGAGCAGCCGGAGTCCTCCCTGGTGTTGGAGGGGCCGGTGTTCCTGGCGTGCCTGGGGCAATTCCTGGAATCGCAG GCGTTGGGACtccagctgcagctgcagctgcagctgcagcagcagccgCTAAGGCAGCCAAGTATG GAGCTGCTGCAGGCTTAGTGCCTGGTGGGCCAGGCTTTGGCCCAGGAGTAGTTGGTGTCCCAGGAGCTGGTGTTCCAGGTGTTGGTGTCCCAGGAGCTGGCATTCCAGTTGTCCCAGGTGCTGGGATCCCAGGTGCTGCGGTTCCAG GGGTTGTGTCACCAGAAGCAGCTGCTAAGGCAGCTGCGAAGGCAGCCAAATACG GGGCCAGGCCCGGAGTCGGAGTTGGAGGCATTCCTACTTACGGGGTTGGAGCTGGGGGCTTTCCCGGCTTTGGTGTCGGAGTCGGAGGTATCCCTGGAGTCGCAGGTGTCCCTAGTGTCGGAGGTGTTCCCGGAGTCGGAGGTGTCCCGGGAGTTGGCATTTCCC CCGAAGCTCAGGCAGCAGCTGCCGCCAAGGCTGCCAAGTACG GGTTAGTTCCTGGTGTCGGCGTGGCTCCTGGTGTCGGCGTGGCTCCTGGAGTTGGCGTGGCTCCTGGTGTCGGTGTGGCTCCTGGAGTTGGCGTGGCTCCTGGAGTTGGTGTGGCTCCTGGAGTTGGCGTGGCTCCTGGAGTTGGTGTGGCTCCTGGAGTTGGTGTGGCTCCTGGCGTTGGTGTGGCTCCCGGCGTTGGCGTGGCTCCCGGCATTGGCATTGTCCCTGGTGGAGTTGCAG ctgcAGCAAAATCCGCTGCCAAGGTGGCTGCCAAAGCCCAGCTCC GAGCTGCAGCTGGGCTTGGTGCTGGCATCCCTGGACTTGGAGTTGGCGTCGGCGTCCCTGGACTTGGAGTTGGTGCTGGTGTTCCTGGCTTCGGGGCAG TACCTGGAGCCCTGGCTGCCGCTAAAGCAGCCAAATATG GAGCAGCAGTGCCTGGGGTCCTTGGAGGGCTCGGGGCTCTCGGTGGAGTAGGCGTCCCAGGCGGTGTGGTGG GAGCCGCACccgccgccgctgctgccgcAGCCAAAGCTGCTGCCAAAGCCGCCCAGTTTG GCCTAGTGGGAGCTGCTGGGCTCGGAGGACTCGGAGTCGGAGGGCTTGGAGTTCCAGGTGTTGGGGCCCTTGGAG GTGTACCTCCAGCTGCAGCCGCTAAAGCAGCTAAATACG GTGCTGCTGGCCTTGGAGGTGTCCTAGGGGGTGCCGGGCAGTTCCCACTTGGAG GAGTGGCAGCAAGACCTGGCTTCGGATTGTCTCCCATTTTCCCAG GTGGGGCCTGCCTGGGGAAAGCTTGTGGCCGGAAGAGAAAATGA